From Coleofasciculaceae cyanobacterium, the proteins below share one genomic window:
- the trpE gene encoding anthranilate synthase component I has product MIFPNFEQFTELAQQGNFVPVYQELVADLETPVSAWYKVCAGQPYSFLLESVEGEEKIGRYSFLGCDPMWVLEARGETTTQTHRDGSVNEFKGNPFDICDRCLASIKPVKLAQLPPGIGGLFGVWGYELIRWIEPRVPVNEPQSEDLPDGVWMQIDNLIIFDQVKRKIWAISYADLRDEHQTIEQAYQLASDRVTKLMLKLQLPLPIEAKSLEWKTFGKSRSFDDSGLVYCSNTDQQMFCDNVNKAKDYIRAGDIFQVVLSQKLSTVYKGHPFNLYRSLRSINPSPYMSYYQFGDWQLIGSSPEVMVKADIQNDGKLKATLRPIAGTRTRGSTSIEDEAYAADLLGDPKEVAEHIMLVDLGRNDLGRVCVKGSVTVDELMVIERYSHVMHIVSNVVGELEPDKTAWDLLKACFPAGTVSGAPKIRAMEIINELEPERRGPYSGVYGYYDFEGQLNSAITIRTMIVRPFKENQRMVSVQAGAGMVADSVPESEYQETLNKARGLLEAIRSVN; this is encoded by the coding sequence ATGATCTTTCCCAATTTTGAACAGTTTACCGAATTAGCCCAACAAGGTAATTTTGTCCCCGTATATCAAGAATTAGTTGCCGATTTAGAGACTCCCGTATCGGCTTGGTATAAAGTTTGTGCCGGTCAACCTTACAGTTTTCTTTTGGAATCTGTCGAAGGGGAAGAAAAAATAGGTCGCTATAGCTTTTTAGGTTGCGATCCGATGTGGGTATTAGAAGCTAGGGGAGAAACTACGACCCAAACTCATCGAGATGGCTCAGTCAACGAATTTAAAGGGAATCCCTTTGATATTTGCGATCGCTGTTTAGCGTCAATCAAGCCAGTTAAGCTAGCGCAACTTCCTCCTGGTATTGGTGGACTATTTGGCGTTTGGGGATACGAATTGATTCGCTGGATTGAACCGCGCGTGCCTGTTAATGAACCCCAATCAGAAGACTTACCTGATGGAGTGTGGATGCAGATTGATAATTTAATTATTTTTGACCAGGTTAAACGCAAGATTTGGGCAATTTCTTATGCTGACTTGCGCGATGAGCATCAGACAATAGAACAGGCTTACCAATTAGCTAGCGATCGTGTCACTAAATTAATGCTTAAGCTGCAATTACCTTTACCGATAGAAGCTAAATCATTAGAATGGAAAACTTTTGGTAAAAGTAGGTCTTTTGATGATTCTGGGTTAGTTTACTGTAGCAATACTGACCAGCAAATGTTTTGCGATAACGTAAACAAGGCAAAAGACTATATTCGCGCTGGAGATATTTTTCAGGTAGTATTATCTCAAAAACTTTCTACCGTTTATAAAGGTCATCCCTTTAATCTATATCGTTCCCTACGTTCGATCAATCCTTCTCCTTATATGAGCTATTACCAGTTTGGTGACTGGCAGCTAATTGGTTCATCTCCAGAAGTGATGGTCAAGGCTGATATTCAAAATGATGGCAAGCTCAAGGCTACCCTCAGACCCATTGCAGGAACTCGTACTCGTGGCAGCACCAGCATTGAAGATGAAGCTTATGCAGCAGATTTATTAGGAGATCCTAAAGAAGTTGCCGAACACATTATGTTGGTAGACTTAGGACGTAACGATCTTGGTCGCGTCTGCGTCAAGGGTAGCGTCACCGTAGACGAATTGATGGTAATTGAACGCTATTCTCACGTTATGCACATTGTTAGTAACGTTGTTGGGGAATTAGAGCCTGATAAAACTGCCTGGGACTTATTAAAAGCTTGTTTTCCAGCGGGAACAGTTAGTGGCGCGCCCAAAATTAGAGCAATGGAAATCATTAATGAGCTTGAACCAGAAAGACGAGGTCCTTATTCTGGAGTGTATGGTTACTATGACTTTGAAGGACAGCTCAACAGTGCAATTACGATTCGGACAATGATTGTTCGTCCGTTTAAAGAAAATCAACGTATGGTTTCGGTTCAGGCTGGGGCAGGAATGGTGGCAGATTCTGTTCCCGAATCAGAGTACCAAGAAACTCTCAATAAAGCTAGAGGATTGCTGGAAGCTATTAGAAGCGTTAATTAA
- the zds gene encoding 9,9'-di-cis-zeta-carotene desaturase, whose product MRVAIVGAGLAGMATAIDLVDAGAEVEIFESRPFVGGKVGSWLDKDGNHLEMGLHVFFGCYYNLFELMTKVGAIDHLRLKQHTHTFINEGGRVGELDFRFLTGAPFNGLKAFFTTSQLSAVDKAANSLALGTSPIVRALIDSEGAMKTIRGLDSISFADWFRSHGGNNGSLRKMWDPIAYALGFIDTENISARCMLTIFQFFATKTEASVLRMLEGSPSEYLHKPIVDYLTARGTKIHTRRSVREILFEDFEDTTKVTGIVVANGETETTIRADAYVCACDVPGIKKVIPQQWRKWSEFDNIYKLDTVPVATVQLRFDGWVTELNDANSRQQLEQAAGIDNLLYTPDADFSCFADLALASPGNYYKPGEGSLLQLVLTPGDPFIKEKNEDIANHVLEQVHKLFPSSRELNMTWYSVVKLAQSLYREAPGMDPYRPPQQTPVSNFFLAGSYTQQDYIDSMEGATLSGKQAAKAILVNAEQLKAVAV is encoded by the coding sequence ATGCGTGTAGCAATTGTTGGTGCAGGATTAGCAGGCATGGCAACAGCTATTGATTTAGTTGATGCAGGTGCTGAAGTAGAAATATTTGAATCTCGTCCTTTTGTGGGTGGGAAAGTAGGTAGTTGGCTCGATAAAGACGGTAATCACTTAGAAATGGGGCTGCACGTTTTTTTTGGCTGCTACTATAATTTGTTTGAGTTAATGACAAAGGTAGGAGCGATCGATCATCTGCGTCTAAAACAGCATACCCATACTTTTATCAACGAAGGTGGTCGAGTTGGGGAGCTAGATTTTCGCTTTCTTACTGGGGCTCCGTTTAATGGTTTAAAGGCTTTTTTTACCACGTCTCAGCTTTCAGCAGTTGACAAAGCCGCAAACTCTTTGGCTTTGGGGACGAGTCCTATTGTCAGAGCTTTAATCGACTCCGAAGGAGCAATGAAAACCATTCGTGGTTTAGATTCTATTAGCTTTGCCGATTGGTTTCGTAGTCACGGAGGAAACAACGGCAGCCTGAGAAAAATGTGGGATCCTATTGCTTATGCTTTGGGTTTTATTGATACAGAAAATATTTCTGCGCGCTGTATGTTAACTATTTTTCAGTTTTTCGCAACTAAAACTGAAGCTTCCGTTTTGCGAATGTTAGAAGGCTCGCCTAGTGAATATCTACATAAGCCGATTGTTGATTATTTAACAGCGCGGGGAACTAAAATTCATACCCGTCGCAGTGTGAGAGAAATTTTATTCGAGGACTTTGAAGACACCACTAAAGTTACAGGAATTGTGGTGGCTAACGGAGAAACAGAAACAACTATTAGAGCCGATGCCTATGTCTGTGCTTGTGATGTTCCAGGGATTAAGAAAGTAATTCCTCAACAGTGGCGTAAATGGTCTGAATTTGACAATATATATAAGTTAGATACAGTTCCTGTGGCTACGGTACAGCTACGTTTTGACGGTTGGGTGACTGAGCTAAATGATGCCAATAGCCGCCAACAATTAGAACAGGCTGCTGGTATTGATAACCTACTTTATACTCCTGATGCAGATTTTTCTTGCTTTGCCGATCTAGCCTTAGCTAGTCCAGGAAATTATTATAAGCCAGGAGAAGGTTCATTACTCCAGCTAGTTTTAACTCCAGGCGATCCCTTTATCAAAGAAAAAAATGAAGATATTGCTAACCATGTTTTAGAACAGGTACATAAGTTATTTCCTTCCTCACGGGAATTGAATATGACTTGGTATAGCGTAGTAAAACTGGCTCAATCGCTATATCGTGAAGCACCAGGGATGGATCCTTATCGTCCACCTCAGCAAACTCCCGTAAGTAATTTCTTTTTAGCAGGTAGCTATACTCAACAGGACTATATCGATAGTATGGAAGGGGCAACCTTGTCTGGCAAACAAGCAGCTAAAGCTATCTTAGTCAATGCCGAGCAGCTTAAGGCTGTAGCGGTATAG
- a CDS encoding sigma-70 family RNA polymerase sigma factor, with translation MSLSLSASWSKAEMSNHSLVSPEKLSNYELIVFCQADVQPDKAAFAELLRRYQSHLNRLFYHLAPDWQERADLAQEVWIRVYRNIHRLQEPAKFRGWLSRIATNLFYDELRKRKRVSPPLSLDSTRYVEDGEMSWELPDDAPSPDDDLATQEFYEHLRMAISQLPETFRTTIILREIEGLAYEEIAEMTGVSLGTVKSRIARARLKLQSVLQNYLNEE, from the coding sequence ATGAGTTTATCTCTTTCTGCATCCTGGTCAAAAGCCGAGATGAGCAATCATAGCTTAGTGTCTCCTGAAAAACTCTCTAATTACGAGCTTATTGTTTTTTGTCAAGCAGATGTCCAGCCAGATAAAGCGGCTTTTGCTGAATTGTTACGGAGATACCAGTCTCATTTAAATCGGCTTTTTTATCATCTAGCTCCAGATTGGCAAGAAAGAGCCGATTTAGCTCAAGAAGTATGGATTCGGGTCTATCGTAATATTCATCGTCTGCAAGAACCTGCTAAATTTCGTGGTTGGTTGAGTCGGATTGCTACTAATCTTTTTTATGATGAATTACGTAAGCGTAAGCGCGTTAGTCCTCCTCTATCTTTAGATTCAACCCGTTATGTTGAAGATGGCGAGATGAGTTGGGAACTTCCTGACGATGCCCCAAGCCCAGATGATGACTTGGCGACGCAAGAATTTTATGAGCATTTACGAATGGCAATATCTCAGCTTCCTGAAACTTTTCGTACCACGATCATTTTAAGAGAAATCGAGGGACTAGCTTACGAAGAAATCGCCGAGATGACGGGAGTAAGCTTGGGAACTGTAAAATCTCGGATTGCTAGAGCCAGATTAAAACTTCAATCGGTATTGCAAAACTATCTTAATGAAGAGTAA
- a CDS encoding BlaI/MecI/CopY family transcriptional regulator, whose amino-acid sequence MAPLPQHRPKKLSLGPLEAEILEIVWNSRVVTVKKVHDQILQDPERELAYTSVTTVLQRLTQKGWLKCSKKGRAFSWQALISREQAQALQSFEKLNGFLAISNPDVVASFADSLDTASLEQIEAIASRLNNIRCQREEQS is encoded by the coding sequence ATGGCACCATTACCTCAACATAGACCAAAAAAGCTATCCCTCGGACCCCTAGAAGCTGAAATATTAGAAATAGTCTGGAATTCGAGGGTGGTGACGGTGAAAAAAGTCCATGACCAGATTTTGCAAGATCCCGAACGGGAATTAGCCTACACTTCGGTCACTACGGTGTTGCAACGTTTAACTCAAAAGGGCTGGTTGAAATGTAGCAAGAAAGGTAGGGCTTTCTCTTGGCAAGCATTAATTTCTCGCGAACAAGCCCAAGCACTTCAATCTTTTGAGAAACTAAACGGTTTTTTAGCGATCAGCAATCCAGACGTAGTGGCTTCTTTTGCAGACAGCTTAGATACTGCTAGTCTGGAACAAATTGAAGCGATCGCATCTCGCCTGAATAATATTCGTTGTCAAAGAGAGGAACAGAGCTAA
- a CDS encoding SRPBCC family protein, whose translation MTDWLEHSVQIEVPVPIELVWSLWSDLEQMTIWMKWIESVKILEDNPELSRWKLASGGFNFTWLSRIVQVVPEQIIEWRSVDGLPNKGAIRFYDRKDYSIVKMTFAYAVPGIIGKLMDRLIGEVVESTVMADLERFKEYAIKKRDEA comes from the coding sequence ATGACAGACTGGCTAGAACATTCAGTACAAATTGAAGTCCCTGTACCAATTGAATTGGTATGGAGTCTCTGGTCGGATCTCGAACAGATGACTATTTGGATGAAATGGATTGAGTCTGTCAAAATTTTAGAAGATAATCCTGAACTATCACGTTGGAAATTGGCTAGTGGCGGTTTTAACTTTACGTGGTTATCTCGTATTGTCCAGGTTGTGCCAGAGCAGATAATTGAATGGCGCTCTGTGGATGGTTTACCCAACAAGGGAGCGATTCGCTTTTACGATCGCAAAGACTACAGTATTGTAAAAATGACTTTTGCTTATGCTGTACCAGGTATTATTGGTAAACTAATGGATCGCTTAATCGGGGAAGTGGTAGAGTCTACCGTAATGGCGGATCTAGAGCGATTCAAAGAATACGCAATTAAAAAAAGGGATGAGGCGTGA
- a CDS encoding M23 family metallopeptidase, whose product MLERFRPTLTGITTTMLLAIAIPAKALEVQILPQTPQLGDTISVVVTTDDPNTPPSITMDQKNYPVFENNGKYRALIPTSPLNVPGKMTLKVQGDNQTSNIGVWLKNRVFPVQRIWLSGSASRPATQLELDQVSAFKELVTPQKFWQGSFLKPNAARISTGFGVRRYYNNVFAQDYYHKGVDYAGGYGSPVVAPAAGKVRLVGREDAGFHVHGNVVGIDHGQGVLSIFMHLQDIDVVEGAMVKAGQRIGTIGSTGASTGPHLHWGLYVNQVAVDPVPWRFDVID is encoded by the coding sequence ATGCTCGAGCGTTTTCGACCAACCTTAACAGGAATCACTACGACTATGCTTTTAGCGATCGCTATTCCTGCTAAAGCTTTAGAAGTTCAAATTCTACCCCAAACTCCTCAGTTGGGGGATACTATTTCGGTGGTGGTTACTACCGATGATCCAAATACCCCTCCAAGTATCACCATGGATCAAAAAAACTATCCTGTATTTGAAAACAATGGCAAATATCGCGCCCTTATTCCCACTTCTCCTTTAAATGTTCCAGGAAAGATGACTTTAAAAGTTCAAGGTGACAACCAAACTAGCAATATTGGTGTCTGGTTAAAAAATCGCGTTTTTCCCGTACAGCGAATTTGGCTTAGTGGCAGTGCTTCTCGTCCAGCAACCCAGCTAGAGTTAGACCAGGTATCGGCTTTTAAAGAACTAGTTACTCCTCAAAAATTTTGGCAAGGTTCTTTTCTAAAACCTAATGCCGCTAGAATTTCCACGGGATTCGGTGTACGTCGTTATTACAACAACGTATTTGCTCAAGATTACTATCATAAAGGAGTTGACTATGCTGGTGGCTATGGTTCGCCTGTAGTTGCCCCCGCAGCAGGTAAAGTTCGCCTAGTGGGTAGAGAAGATGCTGGGTTTCATGTTCACGGTAATGTTGTTGGTATTGACCACGGACAAGGAGTGTTAAGTATCTTTATGCACCTGCAAGATATTGATGTTGTTGAAGGAGCTATGGTCAAAGCAGGTCAACGCATTGGGACAATCGGGTCTACAGGAGCTTCGACTGGACCTCATCTGCATTGGGGTTTATATGTTAATCAGGTGGCGGTAGATCCAGTTCCTTGGAGATTTGATGTTATAGACTAA
- a CDS encoding photosystem I reaction center subunit II PsaD, producing the protein MAEEMKLSGKTPLFGGSTGGLLTKAEIEEKYAITWTSSKEQVFEMPTGGAAIMNEGENLLYLARKEQCLALGAQLRTKFKPRIQDYKVYRIFPSGEIRYLHPADGVFPEKVNEGREYNGVKDRRIGQNAQPATIKFSGKAAYEV; encoded by the coding sequence ATGGCAGAAGAAATGAAGCTTTCTGGTAAAACGCCCCTGTTTGGCGGTAGCACAGGTGGTTTACTAACTAAGGCAGAAATTGAAGAAAAATACGCGATTACTTGGACAAGTAGCAAAGAGCAGGTGTTTGAAATGCCTACTGGTGGCGCTGCGATCATGAATGAGGGTGAAAACCTGCTGTATTTAGCTCGCAAAGAACAGTGTTTGGCACTAGGCGCACAGTTGCGAACCAAGTTTAAGCCAAGAATTCAAGATTATAAAGTTTATCGCATTTTCCCCAGTGGAGAAATTCGATATTTGCACCCTGCCGATGGTGTATTTCCTGAGAAGGTAAACGAGGGTCGTGAATACAATGGCGTAAAAGACCGTAGAATCGGTCAAAATGCTCAACCTGCTACGATTAAATTCTCTGGGAAAGCTGCTTACGAAGTATAA
- a CDS encoding late competence development ComFB family protein — protein MGINSIVEQALQDGYLTPSMEAEVGRICDMAAELSVEEYIALDKLMGSLLTGEVVAVPRKQFINVMEELILSEAITRIAEIEQTSDSSLDVGDIAAYALNRLPPLYATTEEGANYQRQRAREELQGLIQKQVAEAIARYLDRPEFFPERQAIGNKNDFNMASQLSNLLKDYAPNYEQDFN, from the coding sequence ATGGGAATTAATTCAATCGTCGAACAAGCTCTACAGGACGGCTACCTTACCCCTAGCATGGAAGCGGAAGTAGGAAGGATTTGTGATATGGCAGCAGAACTATCGGTAGAAGAATATATAGCTTTAGACAAGCTCATGGGTTCTTTACTCACGGGAGAAGTGGTAGCTGTTCCCCGCAAACAGTTTATCAACGTAATGGAAGAGTTAATTTTAAGTGAAGCAATTACCCGCATTGCCGAGATTGAACAAACTAGCGATTCGTCTTTAGATGTGGGAGATATTGCCGCCTATGCCTTAAATCGTCTTCCGCCCCTATATGCAACGACAGAAGAAGGCGCAAACTATCAACGTCAACGAGCAAGAGAAGAGTTACAAGGCTTAATTCAAAAGCAGGTAGCAGAGGCGATCGCTCGCTATCTAGATCGACCAGAATTTTTCCCCGAAAGACAAGCAATTGGCAACAAAAATGATTTTAATATGGCAAGTCAACTTAGCAATTTGCTAAAAGATTACGCTCCTAACTACGAACAAGATTTTAATTAA
- a CDS encoding metalloregulator ArsR/SmtB family transcription factor, translating to MSSLAQMDNINANCADKLKVLADSTRLSVLQILMQEPKHVGEINAVLGLEQSLLSHHLKILRDSGLVKATRDGKAVLYHFVATTRQKNVGRAIDLGCCLLSFE from the coding sequence ATGTCTAGTTTGGCTCAAATGGACAATATCAATGCTAACTGCGCGGACAAACTTAAAGTTCTAGCAGATTCAACCCGTTTATCTGTCCTGCAAATTCTGATGCAAGAACCCAAGCACGTTGGGGAAATTAATGCTGTTTTGGGGTTAGAGCAGAGTTTGTTATCCCATCACTTAAAAATTTTACGGGACTCAGGTTTGGTAAAGGCAACCAGAGATGGTAAGGCGGTACTCTATCATTTTGTAGCGACCACTAGACAGAAAAACGTTGGTCGAGCGATCGATTTGGGTTGTTGTCTCCTGTCTTTTGAATAA
- a CDS encoding phosphate ABC transporter substrate-binding protein, with amino-acid sequence MKKLKKSAFMAIALTIGLGLPACTQSSPTADKLQGKLVLTGSSTVAPLAAEIGKQFEAEHPDVRVDVQTGGSSRGIADARNGVADIGMVSRSLKEEEKDLQSFAIARDGIGVILHQDNPAQSLSDEQIVEIYTGKIDNWQQVGGNNAPITVVNKAEGRSTLELFLDYFELENSQVKASVVIGDNQQGIKTVTGNPNAIGYVSIGTAEFSINNGVPIKLLPLNEIAATTGNIQNETFPLSRPLNLVTKTQPQGLDQEFIEFAQSPQVHDIIKNQDFVPISK; translated from the coding sequence ATGAAAAAACTCAAAAAATCAGCCTTCATGGCGATCGCTTTAACTATTGGTTTGGGATTACCAGCCTGTACTCAATCTTCTCCTACAGCAGATAAGTTACAGGGAAAATTAGTCTTAACGGGTTCTAGTACGGTAGCACCCCTAGCAGCAGAAATTGGCAAACAATTTGAAGCGGAACATCCCGATGTGCGAGTGGACGTACAGACAGGGGGTTCTTCTCGCGGGATTGCCGATGCCCGTAATGGAGTAGCGGATATCGGTATGGTGTCTCGCAGTCTCAAAGAAGAAGAAAAAGACTTACAAAGTTTTGCGATCGCCCGTGACGGAATTGGGGTAATTCTGCACCAAGATAATCCCGCTCAATCTCTGTCAGATGAACAAATTGTTGAGATCTACACGGGTAAGATTGACAACTGGCAACAGGTTGGAGGCAACAATGCACCGATTACTGTAGTGAATAAAGCAGAAGGACGTTCTACTCTGGAATTATTTTTAGATTATTTTGAACTAGAAAATAGCCAGGTTAAAGCATCGGTGGTTATTGGGGACAATCAACAGGGGATTAAGACAGTAACAGGTAATCCCAACGCGATCGGTTATGTATCCATTGGTACGGCTGAATTTAGTATTAATAACGGCGTTCCCATCAAGTTATTACCCCTCAATGAGATTGCTGCTACCACAGGGAATATTCAAAATGAAACCTTTCCCCTTTCCCGTCCTTTAAATTTGGTTACTAAAACCCAACCCCAAGGGTTAGATCAGGAATTTATTGAATTTGCCCAGTCGCCACAAGTCCATGACATTATTAAAAACCAAGATTTTGTCCCCATCTCAAAGTGA
- a CDS encoding zf-HC2 domain-containing protein, translating into MTRKFDSFEQERSAKTFNQETEKTTDRFELLSAFIDGELSPPERNQVQAWLDQDPEIKQLYTQLLALQCQMQHSVAPPSQKSVAEITAGVFNSIDRRRRRRKLVWGGSAIAASVFAAISLIPGAAPPALKLADQQSPGALGDSPVMLAVAIDKPTVNIPKAINNHNKAQQPRKN; encoded by the coding sequence ATGACTCGCAAATTCGACAGTTTTGAGCAGGAGCGCTCTGCTAAAACTTTTAACCAAGAAACAGAAAAAACAACGGATCGTTTTGAATTGCTTAGTGCCTTTATTGATGGCGAACTATCTCCTCCAGAAAGAAATCAAGTCCAAGCTTGGTTAGACCAAGATCCTGAAATTAAACAGCTTTATACTCAGCTATTAGCTTTACAGTGTCAAATGCAGCATTCTGTGGCACCACCTAGCCAAAAATCAGTAGCTGAAATTACGGCAGGAGTTTTTAATTCAATAGATCGTCGTCGTCGTCGTCGAAAATTAGTTTGGGGGGGTAGCGCGATCGCAGCTTCGGTTTTCGCTGCAATCAGTCTTATTCCAGGAGCTGCTCCTCCTGCACTCAAGTTAGCCGATCAACAATCCCCTGGCGCTCTTGGCGACTCACCAGTTATGCTGGCTGTTGCCATCGATAAACCCACCGTTAATATTCCCAAAGCGATTAATAATCATAATAAAGCTCAACAGCCGAGAAAAAATTAA
- a CDS encoding DICT sensory domain-containing protein: MSISKSVVQQLLDTCTDWRPQMYFKSSLTALSHAMEDLVLNDSDTPLVIASFQRERYYRQEAHRYKRIANKSNQVYVLAAPESNFSNSSSDYETVAFEPDDPLAQEWHLVIIAKHYASCLICRERNVPFPDSKYGAAMDTNRRFEGIWTFDRAVTMEVAKIMLERIALYRPELTTKTNQAHHLYLTSKPKANDIPVQIESPLTNPDPFVQRLVTYLQAGQYKLLKANKSLAAKQQKEQLLNSVTDAVRRSLNTKQILQVAVQKLGEGLGVCRCIIYRCHENDTVSTVDREFIGPGIKSVKGQKWQLANNPLFEEAIASTETISVDNTLEDERLNQLAWEQGTGEFFQNLIQNYSIFSWLLVPIFYHGKLLGVMELHHCEAEPIAWKPDDIALVDAIATQVGVALIQAEAYADLEDLNEQLEALDRTRSNLVAIVGHELRTPLSTIQVCLESLASEPDMAPELSQIMLDTALSDAERMRHLVQDFLTLSRLEGGGVEWNLETLSITECIDLAVSNVKARNQGQSMPEIKNLTIPEDLPLVQIDGEWLVEVLAKLLDNACKFTQADGEIAIAVKTNGGKTLEVTVSDTGRGIENSSLETVFDRFYQEEGALQRSAGGTGLGLAICRQVVKNWGGKIWAESPGKDQGSIFHFTVPIKATKNKSQPSASKAGKYKASRQKSNKKQHN, translated from the coding sequence ATGAGCATTTCTAAATCTGTGGTGCAACAATTGTTAGACACTTGCACGGATTGGCGACCACAAATGTACTTTAAATCTTCTTTGACGGCGTTATCCCACGCTATGGAAGATTTGGTATTAAACGATTCTGATACGCCTCTGGTGATCGCTAGTTTTCAGCGGGAACGTTATTATCGCCAAGAAGCTCATCGCTATAAACGTATTGCCAATAAATCTAACCAAGTATATGTTTTGGCTGCTCCTGAAAGCAATTTTAGTAACAGTTCCTCAGATTACGAAACTGTTGCCTTTGAACCTGACGATCCGTTAGCTCAAGAATGGCATTTAGTTATTATTGCCAAACATTATGCTAGTTGTTTAATTTGTCGCGAAAGAAATGTTCCTTTTCCAGACAGCAAATATGGCGCGGCAATGGATACCAATCGCCGTTTTGAAGGAATTTGGACGTTCGATCGCGCCGTAACCATGGAAGTAGCCAAAATTATGCTGGAGCGGATTGCGCTTTATCGTCCAGAATTAACTACCAAAACTAACCAGGCTCATCATCTATATTTAACTTCCAAACCAAAAGCTAACGATATTCCAGTCCAAATCGAGTCTCCTTTGACCAATCCCGATCCTTTTGTGCAAAGACTTGTTACATATCTTCAGGCTGGTCAATATAAATTATTGAAAGCTAATAAATCTTTAGCAGCTAAACAACAAAAAGAACAGCTTTTAAATTCGGTTACCGATGCGGTAAGGCGATCGCTCAATACCAAACAAATTTTACAGGTAGCCGTCCAAAAATTGGGTGAGGGGCTAGGAGTCTGTCGCTGTATTATTTATCGTTGCCATGAGAACGATACCGTGTCCACGGTCGATCGCGAATTTATCGGTCCTGGAATTAAATCGGTTAAGGGTCAAAAATGGCAATTGGCAAATAATCCCTTATTTGAAGAAGCGATCGCCTCTACTGAAACTATTAGCGTGGATAATACTCTCGAAGATGAACGTCTGAATCAGTTAGCTTGGGAGCAAGGGACTGGAGAATTTTTTCAAAACTTAATCCAAAATTATTCTATTTTTTCTTGGCTTTTAGTGCCAATTTTTTATCACGGAAAGTTATTAGGAGTGATGGAACTGCATCATTGCGAAGCTGAACCTATTGCCTGGAAACCTGATGATATTGCCTTGGTAGATGCGATCGCTACACAGGTAGGGGTGGCTCTTATTCAAGCCGAGGCCTATGCTGATTTGGAAGATCTCAACGAACAGTTAGAAGCTCTAGACCGCACCCGTTCTAATTTGGTTGCCATTGTCGGTCACGAACTCCGTACGCCTCTTTCGACAATTCAGGTGTGTTTAGAGAGTTTGGCAAGTGAGCCTGACATGGCACCTGAGTTGAGCCAAATTATGTTGGATACTGCCCTGAGTGATGCTGAGAGAATGCGTCATCTAGTTCAGGACTTTCTTACTCTTTCTCGTTTAGAAGGAGGTGGCGTAGAGTGGAATTTAGAAACCTTATCGATTACAGAGTGTATCGATCTTGCAGTTAGCAATGTCAAGGCGCGTAATCAGGGGCAATCAATGCCCGAAATCAAAAACCTAACCATCCCAGAAGATTTACCTTTAGTCCAGATAGACGGTGAATGGTTGGTGGAGGTGTTGGCAAAGCTATTAGATAATGCCTGTAAATTTACTCAGGCTGATGGAGAAATTGCGATCGCCGTTAAAACCAATGGTGGCAAAACCCTAGAGGTAACGGTTTCAGACACAGGTAGAGGCATCGAAAATAGTAGTTTAGAAACTGTCTTCGATCGCTTCTATCAGGAAGAAGGAGCGTTACAGCGGAGTGCAGGAGGTACGGGCTTGGGTTTAGCTATTTGCCGACAGGTAGTCAAAAATTGGGGAGGCAAAATTTGGGCAGAATCACCTGGTAAAGACCAAGGCAGCATATTTCACTTTACTGTTCCGATTAAGGCAACCAAAAATAAATCTCAGCCATCCGCTTCCAAAGCTGGCAAATATAAGGCAAGTCGCCAAAAAAGTAACAAAAAGCAACACAACTAA